The following are encoded in a window of Deltaproteobacteria bacterium genomic DNA:
- a CDS encoding HAMP domain-containing protein has product KKASSANVIIIDLTIENLMRIFKRLQMHETYLLDELGNILLNSNISKIINHNKIPTYGLTAHELAAVINGGVKEYKNKDGEEIIGAYSKVQIGRMTVLAQIEKRQALAANRKLIERSLMFAGIILLAAFIASIIFSRLITSPIRKLTRASKKVGEGNYNIDVNIHSRDEIGDLSRSFMQMAKSLKEAQHQLVQSEKLAAFGRLGAGITHEVKNPLTGIIGFAQIAQRMVKKDKEKAEQLLKKIEYEGNHCQEILSNFLKFAHADNEVIMQKIDFNYVVKEAEQVFRHTLSVQKVQIHIALAKEKLIILGNVNQLEQVLLNLAINAQQAMPNGGNVYITTELTNNEFVLCTVADDGPGIAENIINKIFDPFVTTKPVGQGTGLGLSICNRIIHDHKGIINVTSEIGKGATFYIRIPALKNELKRG; this is encoded by the coding sequence AAGAAAGCATCTTCAGCAAACGTTATCATTATAGATTTAACCATAGAAAATTTAATGCGTATTTTTAAAAGATTACAGATGCACGAAACTTATTTATTGGATGAACTTGGTAATATATTACTTAATAGTAATATTTCAAAGATAATTAATCATAATAAGATACCAACATATGGGCTAACCGCACATGAATTAGCTGCTGTTATTAATGGAGGTGTAAAAGAATATAAAAATAAAGACGGCGAAGAAATCATCGGTGCCTATTCAAAAGTGCAAATCGGACGCATGACAGTATTAGCACAGATAGAAAAACGCCAGGCACTAGCCGCAAATCGAAAACTTATTGAACGTTCGCTTATGTTTGCTGGTATTATTTTACTAGCAGCCTTTATTGCTAGTATAATTTTCTCAAGATTAATAACCTCACCAATTCGTAAACTAACGCGAGCAAGTAAAAAAGTTGGAGAGGGTAATTATAATATTGATGTTAACATACACTCACGTGATGAGATTGGTGATTTAAGTCGTTCTTTTATGCAAATGGCAAAATCACTCAAAGAAGCACAACACCAATTAGTGCAATCTGAAAAACTAGCAGCCTTTGGAAGACTTGGTGCTGGCATAACTCATGAAGTTAAAAATCCACTTACTGGTATTATCGGTTTCGCGCAAATTGCCCAACGTATGGTAAAGAAAGACAAAGAAAAAGCCGAACAATTATTAAAAAAGATCGAATACGAAGGTAATCATTGCCAAGAAATTTTATCTAATTTTTTAAAATTTGCACATGCTGATAATGAAGTGATAATGCAAAAGATTGATTTTAATTATGTTGTGAAAGAAGCTGAACAAGTATTTAGACATACTTTAAGCGTACAAAAAGTGCAGATACATATAGCGTTAGCAAAAGAGAAGTTAATAATTTTAGGAAATGTAAACCAATTAGAGCAAGTATTATTAAACTTAGCAATTAATGCACAACAAGCAATGCCAAACGGCGGAAATGTATATATAACTACAGAATTAACCAATAATGAATTTGTTTTATGCACTGTTGCTGATGATGGCCCGGGTATAGCAGAGAATATAATAAATAAAATATTTGATCCATTTGTAACAACAAAACCGGTTGGTCAAGGAACAGGGCTGGGCCTTTCAATTTGTAATCGTATTATTCACGACCATAAAGGTATAATAAATGTAACATCAGAGATTGGTAAAGGAGCAACGTTTTATATTCGTATACCCGCATTAAAAAACGAGTTAAAACGTGGGTAA